The proteins below are encoded in one region of Chryseobacterium wanjuense:
- the ftsA gene encoding cell division protein FtsA, producing MENQEYSVGLDIGTTKIVAIVGRRNAHGKIEVLGVGKAKSLGVHKGIVNNISQTINSIKAAVSEAQSSAGVPIRKVTVGIAGKHIRSLQHSDYIMREHPDKFITDDDIEALKDQVKKLVMLPGEEIIHVLPQEYKVDSEGEIQEPIGMHGKRLEANFHVVVGQMGSIRNIARCVREAGLEMEALTLEPLASSEAVLTKEEKEAGVAIVDIGGGTTDIAIFKDNIIRHTCVIPYGGGIITEDIKEGCSIIEKHAEQLKVKFGSAVPELEKDSTYVTIPGLHGRPDKEISLKTLAQIINARVEEILEMVNTELKAYGAFEQKKKLIAGIVLTGGGSNLKHLRQLANYTTGFDSRIGFANEYIANDKNQYLKGPEFATSIGLLMESLKIRDKKQNIVVEEAIQEQAQPKAETTSTPAETLQQPIQQTETIQHQELSEQQKENKRVAKLTFGQSLMEKVKKFFEEVE from the coding sequence ATGGAAAATCAAGAGTATTCAGTAGGTCTGGACATCGGGACAACAAAGATTGTCGCGATTGTCGGAAGGAGGAATGCACACGGGAAAATTGAAGTTCTCGGTGTCGGGAAGGCTAAGAGTCTTGGTGTTCACAAAGGTATTGTGAATAATATTTCGCAAACCATTAATTCAATCAAAGCTGCTGTTTCTGAAGCACAGTCCAGCGCTGGAGTTCCTATCCGTAAAGTTACGGTTGGGATTGCAGGAAAACACATCCGTTCTCTGCAGCACTCAGATTATATTATGCGTGAACATCCGGATAAATTCATTACAGATGACGACATCGAAGCATTGAAGGATCAGGTGAAAAAACTGGTAATGCTTCCTGGTGAAGAAATTATCCATGTCCTTCCTCAAGAATATAAGGTGGATTCTGAAGGCGAAATTCAGGAGCCTATCGGTATGCACGGAAAACGTTTAGAAGCTAATTTCCACGTTGTTGTCGGGCAGATGGGAAGCATCCGAAACATTGCAAGATGCGTTCGTGAAGCAGGATTGGAAATGGAAGCCCTTACGTTGGAACCTTTGGCTTCATCAGAGGCTGTTCTTACAAAAGAAGAAAAAGAAGCAGGTGTAGCGATCGTAGACATCGGTGGCGGAACAACGGATATTGCGATCTTTAAAGACAATATCATTCGTCATACCTGCGTAATTCCTTACGGTGGCGGAATTATCACCGAAGATATTAAGGAAGGCTGTTCGATCATCGAAAAACATGCGGAACAATTGAAAGTAAAATTCGGTTCTGCAGTTCCTGAGCTTGAAAAAGACAGTACGTACGTGACAATCCCGGGATTGCACGGAAGACCTGATAAAGAAATTTCATTAAAAACTTTAGCACAGATTATCAATGCCAGAGTGGAAGAAATTCTGGAAATGGTCAATACAGAATTAAAAGCTTACGGCGCTTTCGAACAAAAGAAAAAACTGATTGCAGGAATTGTACTTACAGGAGGTGGTTCAAACTTAAAACACCTTCGTCAGCTGGCCAATTATACAACAGGTTTCGACAGCAGAATCGGTTTTGCGAACGAATATATTGCCAACGACAAAAACCAATATCTGAAAGGTCCCGAATTTGCAACTTCTATTGGATTATTAATGGAAAGTTTAAAAATAAGGGATAAAAAGCAGAATATTGTTGTGGAAGAAGCCATCCAGGAGCAGGCTCAGCCAAAAGCTGAAACAACCTCGACTCCGGCAGAAACGTTGCAGCAACCTATTCAGCAGACAGAAACCATTCAGCATCAGGAACTTTCAGAACAGCAGAAAGAAAATAAAAGAGTAGCAAAACTGACTTTCGGGCAGTCTCTGATGGAAAAAGTAAAAAAATTCTTTGAAGAAGTAGAGTAA
- the ftsZ gene encoding cell division protein FtsZ, with product MENLGTQGFSFDLPKGNSSIIKVIGVGGGGNNALKHMYEKGIHGVDFVICNTDAQTLDNNPVANKVQLGTTITEGLGAGADPEVGEKSAIESIEDIKAAMGQNTKMVFITAGMGGGTGTGAAPVIAKVAKDMGILTVGIVTVPFSFEGKRRLEQAENGLDKLRNNVDSLIVINNDKLRQQFGNLGFKQGFSKADEVLTNAAKGMAEVITGYFDVNIDFRDAKSVLQNSGTALMSTGVASGENKAEEAVKKALDSPLLNDNKITGAKNVLLLIRSGAEEVTMDEIGVIMDHIQKEAGNTADIIFGVGSDEELGDSVSVLVIATGFSNDNKKFSGPTEKIKISLNDSFDYPKESPFKTRDEREAHTEPSHDFGGKNLFRLDDEDNEAPQFSSSPAEKKMIIEEEEVKTEIKFFDKEEDTLDNPAQSWRNEDESQEQSFNLFSLDDEGEDPNDLEIESFKFDFEQKKEEPQTNSFTNSFSQEKPVEFSFFVNEPSNNEPKSDPGQPKAELTSINTVNQLTEEPLQKVEHFFQNLKEEPKAETQPIVENKTEIETPKTTESEFTFVNKTVDQDRVIERRNKLKEFNSRYQSFDSSSEFESVPAFKRKNISIDGTNASDQNINTYLSDNNGSMQIRENRFLNKDVD from the coding sequence ATGGAAAATTTAGGAACTCAGGGGTTTTCATTTGATTTACCAAAAGGAAATTCATCAATAATAAAAGTAATCGGTGTTGGCGGCGGCGGAAACAATGCGCTGAAACACATGTATGAAAAAGGTATCCACGGCGTAGACTTCGTGATTTGTAATACAGACGCCCAAACTTTAGATAATAATCCTGTTGCCAACAAAGTACAGTTGGGAACAACGATCACTGAAGGTCTTGGTGCCGGTGCAGACCCTGAAGTAGGAGAAAAATCTGCGATCGAAAGCATCGAAGACATCAAAGCTGCGATGGGGCAAAATACCAAAATGGTTTTCATCACTGCCGGAATGGGTGGTGGTACGGGAACCGGTGCAGCTCCCGTGATTGCCAAGGTAGCAAAAGACATGGGAATTTTAACGGTAGGTATCGTTACGGTTCCGTTCAGCTTTGAAGGGAAAAGAAGATTGGAACAGGCTGAAAACGGTCTTGATAAATTAAGAAATAATGTTGATTCATTAATTGTCATTAATAATGATAAATTAAGACAACAATTCGGAAACCTTGGATTTAAACAGGGGTTCTCAAAAGCCGATGAAGTTTTAACGAACGCTGCAAAAGGAATGGCGGAAGTTATTACGGGTTACTTTGATGTAAACATTGACTTTAGAGATGCTAAATCTGTGCTTCAGAATTCCGGGACAGCATTGATGTCTACCGGTGTTGCTTCAGGTGAAAATAAAGCTGAAGAAGCAGTGAAAAAAGCATTAGATTCCCCATTATTGAACGATAACAAAATCACTGGCGCGAAAAACGTCCTGTTGTTGATCAGAAGTGGTGCGGAAGAAGTTACCATGGATGAAATCGGGGTGATTATGGACCATATCCAGAAAGAAGCAGGAAACACGGCCGATATTATTTTCGGGGTGGGTTCTGATGAAGAATTGGGAGATTCTGTAAGCGTTCTTGTTATCGCGACAGGTTTTTCTAATGATAATAAAAAATTTTCGGGTCCTACGGAAAAAATCAAAATCAGCTTAAATGATAGTTTTGATTACCCGAAAGAATCGCCTTTCAAAACAAGAGATGAAAGAGAAGCTCATACAGAGCCTTCTCATGATTTTGGCGGAAAAAATCTTTTCAGATTAGATGACGAAGACAATGAAGCTCCACAGTTCAGTTCTTCGCCTGCTGAAAAAAAAATGATTATTGAAGAGGAGGAAGTAAAAACAGAAATTAAATTCTTTGATAAAGAAGAAGATACACTGGACAACCCTGCACAGAGCTGGAGAAATGAAGACGAATCTCAGGAACAGTCGTTCAATCTGTTCTCTCTTGATGATGAAGGAGAGGATCCGAATGATCTGGAAATTGAATCTTTCAAATTTGATTTTGAACAGAAAAAAGAAGAGCCTCAAACGAATTCTTTTACCAATTCATTTTCGCAGGAAAAACCTGTGGAATTCAGCTTCTTTGTGAATGAACCGAGCAATAACGAACCAAAGTCTGATCCGGGACAGCCAAAAGCAGAACTTACTTCAATCAATACGGTGAATCAGCTTACAGAAGAACCTCTTCAGAAAGTTGAGCATTTCTTTCAAAACTTGAAAGAAGAGCCAAAAGCTGAGACACAGCCGATCGTTGAAAACAAAACGGAAATCGAAACTCCGAAAACCACTGAATCAGAATTCACGTTTGTGAATAAAACAGTGGATCAGGACAGGGTGATCGAAAGAAGAAATAAATTAAAAGAATTCAATTCACGTTATCAGAGCTTTGACAGCTCAAGCGAATTTGAATCTGTTCCTGCCTTCAAAAGAAAGAATATTTCTATTGACGGAACCAATGCTTCAGACCAGAATATCAACACGTATTTATCTGATAACAACGGTTCTATGCAGATCAGAGAAAACAGATTTTTGAATAAAGATGTAGATTAA